The Pongo abelii isolate AG06213 chromosome 7, NHGRI_mPonAbe1-v2.0_pri, whole genome shotgun sequence genome contains the following window.
ACCCAACAACAACCCCTCCCAAGTCCCTAACTCCCTCACTTGGACTTGAAACCCTTCACACCCCAGCAGCGCTCCGCCTCCAACTTGACATCATGCTCTCTGGAAACTACCCCGTATGTCCCACTTTCCCACACTTGGTGCCCTGGAGCACCTTCCGGCCTCTACATGCTGTACGTTCCCCTGTGAGCACCCTCCTGTCGGCCTCTGGCCAACACAGTCCCACCCATCTGTGGGCAAAAAGGGGGTGTCGGTGTTCTTTTCAGCCTTGCTAAACTGTCTGAATCAAGGATCACAAACTACAGCCTGCATgccaaatccagcccacagcCTGTGTTTCTaaatagttttattggaacaaagcCACACCCCTTAATCTACAGATGATCTGTGGCTACTTTCAGACCACAACAGAGTACCATGGTTCTGACAGAGACTGGGAGACCTAGTCTAAATGACTTCCGACCTGGATCTTTACTGAAAATCCTCCCAATCATTCTGTTGACAAGAATGATGTATTACGTTTTGCAAGAAGAAACAAGTAACCTTTGCAGAATTCCACCCATCTTTCAAGGCTGGTCCCAGAAGCTCCCTTTGCCCGCCTACCTACCTGATCCTGATCACTTACTAAACTGCAGCCTGGCCCACCTGGCTCCAGCATCATTTGTGGAGTGTCAGCTCCATAAATCCAGAGGGCAGGTGGAGGTGTGTCCTAACTTTCCCAAGCCTACTGTACCAAAATGGGACAGCAGAGTAGGCCAGCCTCTGTGACTTCTGCTCCCTCCCTAGCTTTTCCACCAGAGCCCGCATGGTCCCACCCTGGCTGTGGGAAGCAAGGATCAGGGAGCATGGCTCGGTGCCAGTCTCCAGAACCCTGCCCaccctggcgtggtggcagacatGGCTACGGGCAGCTGAGCTGCCAGTACCTCTGAGTCCTCAAAGACCAGGCCATTTTCTACATGTTTCACCAGCTCATGTAAACTGCAAAGAGAACCAAGGGAGCCTGAGAGCTGCCTAGAGAAGACACAAGACCCCTGGAGTGCCCAACTGGGCTCCCATCCACCCCACGCTGAAGCCAGGCTGGGGGTTGGAACAGGGGGTGTTGTTTCTGGGTGCTGGTTCTTAGATTTGGCATCTGAAGGGTTTAAAGGCCTGGGGGGGCTGCACATCAAAATGGCCAAACTGATTTGAGGAGGGAGCCTTAAGGAGGATTTGTACATTCTGTGCTGGATGCTCTTCAAGGACTGAAGaattatttttgcatgtttttcttAGTTCCATGGCCATGGAACAAGTAAAGGCAGCCCCCTGGGGACGGGCTCAGCACATAAAAGATGACTTTTCTAGGGCACCAGATTTTATCCCGACATTCCCTGAGCTCAGCTCACACAAGCGGCTCGCATCCCTGAATCCCATCCAGGGGCCGGCTCCTGAGCAGGTGCCAAGGGCTTAACTTGTGCTGGGGCTACTTCTTCTAGAATCTCCTCTAATGTCGCCCTTTCAAACACCCGTCTATGCTGGGTGGAGTGAGCCATAGCATGACACTCATTTAACTGATTCAAACCCACCAAGTGAGCTTGGCCAAAAGGGACAatggtgggagagaaagaaacaaagaaaaccatgTAAGCCTGCAGGCAATTCCCGCCAATTCTACTCCAGGAGCAAAAGCCCCGAGTGGAGTTCTAGTATTTaaggtgctttttttttcatataaggttggtgcaaaagtaattgcgattttttaatggcaaaaaccgtgattacttttgtaccaacctaaatATAACATGAGCTCTAAATGGAAGCAACTACTTCAGTGAGGCTCAGCCCAGCCACAGTAACCGCAGGGCTCctcctcctggcctccagtgtgTGCTGGACTGACCAAGGGGCAGGGCCTCACTGTGGGCAGCTCGCTCCGCACTGCTTTCCCCTCAGCGGTGGATCTGGGAAGCTATCCCCAGAAAGATTCGGGTTCTGCTCCTACCACTTGAAGTTCACGGCACACGCAGGCAAACAGCACCCGAACATGTCCACCAGCTTCATGGGCAGGTCCAGGCCACTGGAGGACGTGTCCAAACAGACACCCAGGTCCACCGACCCCACTAGGCAAGAGGGGTGGGTCAGAGCACTGGTCTCTGCCCTGGGAACACAAATCCTCCCAGCACAGTGAGGCCAACATCCCCCGAGGGGAGTGAAAATTGGATAAGGCCCCCGACAGCCCCAAGCACAAGTGGCTTAAGCTGGCCAAGAAGCCACAGGGCCTGGCTGGGACATCTGAAAATGTAAGTTGACACTTTCTCTATGTAACCACAATTtggttttttttgctgttgttttgttttattttgattcgttttgttttgagacagagtctcactctgtcacccaggctggagtgcagtggcataatctcagctcactgcaacctccaccacccaggttcacctcctgcctgtaatcccagcattttgggaggccaaggcgggcggatcacctgaggtcaggagtttatgaccagcctggccaacatggtgaaaccccatctctactaaaaaaaaaatacaaaattagcgaagcgtcgtggcaggtgcctgtaatcccagctactcaggaagctgaggcaggagaatcgcttgaacccaggaaggcagcggttgcagtgagccaagatcgtgccattgcactctagcctgggctacaagagcgaaactccgtctcaaaataataataataataataataacaataataataataacagtaataataataataataataataaaccacaGCAAACCCACCACAAACCAGCTGTCAGTGTGAAAATAAAGTCAAATAGCTTAACATTTCTAAAGACTAgctggggccaggcatgatgggtcatgcctggaatcccagcacttatgGAGGCCAagacgagaggatcacttgaggtctggagttcaagaccagcctggccaacatggtgaaaccctatctctactaaaaatacaaaaataagccaggtgttgtggcgcgctcctgtaatcctgtaatctactcgggaggctgaggtgggagaatcgcttgaacccaggaggggcaGGTTGCATGACTGAGAtcacgcactccagcctaggcaatggagCAAGGCTGTCTAAAACAAAGACTAGTTGGAGAATCCTGCCAGGAAAAGGCCCTCAGCCTCCAACTGCTCTGCTCACACGAAGCTGGAAGATGCAGCTCTAGAGATGCATCAGGACCAAGCCACGACTCCCCACTTGGAGAAATCAACGCGGAAAGAGACGGAGGCAAAGGAGAACCATCTCACTGGGAGAGGCGACGCCGTTTGACATATCGTCCCTGTACCTCCCAAAGCCACTGCCCTCCCACACCTGGGTAACAGTGGCCCCAaccccaggcccagccctccTGCAGGAAGGAAGAGGACTGAACGGAGGGTGTGGCAGGCTGAAAGGACATGGCCTCCTCAAACCCCTTGGTAAAGGGCCTCTGGGGCCACCTGGCAGGGAGGGGCTGGCACACCAGGAAGTAGCCTCCTCCCGGGAGTTCAGCCAGAGCCCAGGTCCTCTCCCCAAGTGGCCTCCAGAGCCACCTTCTCATAAAAAGTACATCCTGCCCACCCCTGCTCTCCCTGCTTAACGCCCTGCCTAACGCCCTGcctcctccctgagcctcctGCTGACCTCTCACCTAGAAGCGGGGGTAGTCCTCGGCCCTCTAGCCAGGGGGTGCAGACCTGGATGTGCTGGAAATGCTTCTGGTGGATGACGCGGCTGTAATACTCCCTCAGAGGCCCTTTGCCTTCACAAAGAAGAGCAGACACTGCCATGGACCCATCTCTGTCCCTGCCACATGGCCCCAGGCCCAAGACACACCCCCTTAGGAGGGATCCTTTTCCCAGAAGCTCCACCCCTCGGCAGCTCCAGTCAGGCCCCATCTAGACCCTTCCAGAAGCAACCCAGGAGCCCCGAGACCTGCAGAGGTGTGTGCACCCTGACCCCTGACGCATAGCCCTGCACCTGCAGCCAGCTGGCCTCAGGCTGCAAACATGGCGGGGTAAGCACTGGCCTGGCACCCGACCGCCCACTAGGTGGACCCAGCCTTCTGTCTGTGTTGTGCACAGGGGACACGAGGACTCCCACTGCCCTGGCGCGGAGCACATGGCCCAGGTTCCAAGCCGCACCTGCCCTGCCACAGCCCCCAGAGCACATGAGGCTGGTTCCAAGATGCCCCTGCCCTGCCACTGCCTCCAGAGCACGTGGCACGGGTTCCAAACCACTCCTGGGAGCCTAGAGgccagaggagggaggagagcaggACCAGCAGCTGACCCAGACCCCGCCTCTTCCCAAACCGCTTCCGCTTTTCTCCCTCCTCACTGAATCACCTTGAAAGGGCTTAGCAGCAGTAACTGTGGGACAGGGGCTCTTCcgtttgaaaaattaaaagaggtTTGGTTAAGGCACCAAtgacatggccaggcacagtggttcttatctataattccagcatattgggaggccaaagccggtggatcacttgaggtcaggagttcaagaccagcctggccaacatggtgaaaccctgtttccactaaaaatacaaaaataagctgggtgtggtgggcacctgtagtcccagctactcgggaggctgaggcatgagaattgcttggatgtgagaggcagaggttgcagtgagctgagatcgcaccactgcaccccagcctgggcgacagagactttgtctcaaaaaagaaaaaaaataaagacaccaatgacgtaacaacaaaaaaaagatgcctGGAAACTACTGAAAAAGTAGAAAGCTTGGTATCTACAGATTCAAACCTGGGCTCCCTGCCCTGCTGTGAAACCccgtgagcctcagtttcccacatGCCAAGCAGTATAAGACCCTATGGCAGAGAGCTGCAGTGAGGATTAAGGAGACAAGATCATGGGAAGCACAGGGTAAAGGCTGCGTGCCCCTCACCCTCTGCCATCCCCCAACCAAACAGACACCCAGGGTCCCAGGCGGTACCTGTTATCACACAGACGACAGAAGGAAAGTTGTGTCCGTCAAGAGTCAGTTGTTCAAACtctgtgattaaaaaaagaaacaattctacATGGAATTTCTcatagagtttttgtttgtttgtttgtttgtttgtttgtttttctgacagactctcgctcttccacccaggctggaatgcaatggcatgatctcagctcactgcaacttctgcctcccgagttcaagtaattctcgtgcatcagcctcccaagtagctgggattacaggcgcccaccaccatacctagctaatttttgtatttttggtagagacaggtttcgccatgttggccaggttggtctcaaactcctgacctcgggtgatctgtctgcctcggcctcccagatttctaggattacaggtatgagccaccatgcccattcagaaaaattttttaaataaacaatagcTAGAGTCACCTGGTCAGGTGGAGAAAGTGCACTGCTCTGGCAGGGAGGCCACCAGCCTCTGTGAGATACTCTCCTGGAGGAGACATTTCAGCCTCATGGCCTGGTCACTCAATGATCCAACTGGGGATTCAGTGCGGCCCACCTCCACCACCCCTACTGTCCCCAGGCTGCCCCACCCAGTAGCCCAGGACAGGAACATGCTGCAGGCCAGGCAAGCAGCTCACAGCTCAGTGGCCCCGATAAGAACAGAGCTCCTCACCGCAGCAACACACCTACTTTCTAAAGCTGTCAGCAGGATAGAGAAGTTTTCCTCCTCTATGAGAAGAGAATTGAATGTCAGGGGCCTGTTTCTAGACACCACTCTTCCAGCTCACACGCCCTCCCCTTCTCATTGAGACCGTGGAGGGGTGGGGGCATGCAGGACTGGCAGGTGTGAGGAGAACACAGGTTGGCCAGGTGCCCGTCACACCAACCCCAAGTGCCCCAGGGATCGTGCAGACCTGTCCAGCTTGTGCTGCTGACCAGCACGGCTGGCCGCTAGCGGAGACGCGTCACCAGCCCGCTCCCAGCATCCCGCTCCGTGAAGGCCGACTGCTCCGTGGCTGATTCCTCAGGTTCTGGGCTGAATGAGCAGAAGAAAACCCTGTGAGAGGCCACAGAGCAGGCCCAGGACTCAGAACGGGCATCTCCTGTCATGGCGAGGCCTGCAGGCTCCCAAAGGTTGGGGTGCCCGGCCGCATCAGCAGAACCAGGCCACCCCTGCCATCCGAGGCCTGGGCTTGCTTTCTCTAATATTGTTGCTGAGTGCTAAGGTTACAACAGCAAACAAGACTGACTCATTCCTTTTCTCCACGGGACTTACTGTCTTATCATCCCCTGGACTCAAGATGAGGGTGCTAGGACGCCCTCCCACACCACCCCATCTTGCCCAGGGGCACACCTCAGAGTATGTGGACCTGCGCAAAGGTCCCTTCCTTAGCCCCATGAGACACCCCAGGGGACACACAGGTCCACAGATCCTGCCACAGGCCTGGGAACCCTTTGGCAGGAGAGTAAGACAGTGCAGGGGTCCTCAAACATTTCTTAAAGGGCCAGAAAGTAAATACTTCAGGCTTTGCGGGCCACAGGTTCTCTGTTGCAAACCGATATTCTGCTATTGTAGCTCAAAGGCGGCTATAGACAACTCAGAAGTTAATGAGTGTGTTGTGTCCCAATGAAACTTGATTTACAAAGCAGGAGACTGGCCTGTAGCCTTAGTTTGCCAAAGCCTGGATGAGTGGGTTCCCAGGTCTGCAGTGAGAAGGGGAGAGGCCAGGGCAGTGGCGAGCAGGAGAGAAGGCAGCTGAGGATGGGAGGCCTACCGGGCCCTGAACGGAGAGTGCGTGCCGCCCAGCTTCATGAAGAGCCGGTGCTGCAGGTCCAGAGGTGCCCCTTTAAAGAAAGAAGCCGGCCTGTCTTAGACGGTCACAGCCCTGCAATGAAATCATTGCAGGGCTATTGCATTAGTCCAGCGTGGAGGCTACTTTCTGCTCAAACCACTGATTTGGGTCCCGCTCCCAACGTCACCCATCCTCAGCAAAAcaacctttatttccttcttccatAAAGTTCCCCTGAAGCCCTGAGGAATCACCGAATGAAAGGGGTTTTTACAAACAGGAAACTTAAGTGGAGTGCCAATACACAACATGGATTGCACCAGGCTAGGTCTAAGATAAAACAAGACTGTGGACAACTGGACAGATAAGACCCACATGACTCTGCACTGCCTGGGTCTCTTATTGTGTGGAGGAATGTCTTAGTCTGTGGCTCCTGTGGGTGTAGCTAAAGCACGAACCAGGAGTCTTCATCCTTAGAAAGCAATTAGACAGACACCTCAGAACCAATCCCATACTGCAGCCTTCCACAGAACCTTCTGAAACCTTCTGGAATGTAACTCATTACTGCCAGAGGGTCTTTGATGAGAGTCTACTCTCCACCatttttcttcaaagagaataccCACATATTCTCTTTCCATGGAAAGGTAAGTTATTAGAGTTTATGCAGTCTGGTATATTAATTGAGAGCTTTACTTCAAAGAATGTCACGTTTACGATTTACACTCATAGACTGGGTTAAAAAGACAGTGTTGACTATTAAGTTGTAAATTACTATGATGATCATTATTATTCAAGCAAGCTGTGAGAAATAAGCATTATCTCACAATATCTGCACTTTAGTGAACCTGAAGGAAGAGTGTatttgctggaattacagaagcCTGAGAACCACAGGGGAATTCTCACTGCAGGGTATTCAGGGTCCAAACTGATTCTATTTTGCATGCTCAATCCttcctcaatttatttttatttatttatttatttttgagacatggtctcactctgtcacccaggctggagggccttggtgcaatctcagctcactgcaaccttgcctcccgggttcaagtgattctcctgcctcagactccagagtagctggggtttcaggcatccaccagaaagcccagctaatttttgtatttttagcagagatgggatttcaccatgttagccacgctggtcttgaactcctgacctcaggtaatcctcctgcgtcggcctcccaaaatgctgggattacaggcatgagccattgtgcccgacactcaattttatttttctatttatttattatttatttatttagagaaggATTTTCACtcttctcccccaggctggagtgcagtggtgtgatctcggctcactgctacttctgcctccaggattcaagcgattcttctacctcagcctcccacgaaGCTGGGATTATCGTCACGCAAccctaagcctggctaatttttgtacttttaagtagagacagggtttcaccatgttggccgggctggtatcgaactcctgacctcagctgatccacccgcctcggcctcccaaaatgctgagattacaggtgtgagtcactgcacctggctcttcaatttaattttaataaaattatcaaagaaataagcCACAAAAGGACAATGTGCAAAGTTTAGAACAGagttgtccaatagaaatataatgcaatctACATgtgtaatattaaataatttagtcaccacattagaaaaagtaaaagggGTGAAATGAATTCTCCCAGTAAACTTTaaccaatatattcaaaatattattatttcaacattaaagaatacttaaaaattcttaacggatattttatgttcttttttttttttccttttgaaggcTTGGAAATCTAGTGTATATTTTACACTAACAGCATATCTCAATTGAGATGGCCACATCTCAAgtactcagtagccacatgtggcctgaGACCACGACTCTGGGCAGCACAGCTTTAGGTGAGTCTAAGGCAGGGCACAGGGGGGCACTTAGGATCAGGTGTGGAGCCTGGGGCCTTGTTTAGCAGCCTTTGGTGAGGGCACATTCTTTCCATAAAACCCAGGTCAAGCGTGCCTCACAAAGGGGCCAGTGGAGGTGCCTCAGTTTGCTTGTGAGCTTGGCATCTCCAGCTTGCCTTCTTACACAACACAAACATGAACAccgccaatcctaagtaaagtaatgaggagcccaagtttctgtctgtacaacacggacaacaCAGACAACCTCTGGAAtgactgtctgtgtgtttctgttcacggtagatgacattcagtgtgtatttctgaatatgacctgttgaagtgtaggtttgcgtgtgaggttattgcaggggactgggttgactattttctcctggggtgtgtttcactcgtcagttgttggtcggcatgagaaggtgaaattttgctAATGTGGGAtatccgtggatccttctcgccaccttgagtcgtggaaactggaatgcatttggaagataggaacggtgctcttctttcttaccctggcTCGCCGTTTTTATattggtttttgaatggacctcaggcgccctaggacttcTGCTCTTGGTGGAACAAACAGAACGCctgaaacagacagaccgacttgcctgttgcacggtgtccaattccaatgagttgaaagggaaaattttcccactgtcatgtaagtcatttggaagtaagtcgcattgatagtcaaggaaatcacacacaggagtgtgtgtcttcaacgaaactaaattcagaaagccctgaaatcaatctcatttgttGTGTTTACAGatggcatctggggagattccgggtcagtCGTacagctgcgaaaggtgcatctctgaagcccagtccctgtcctgcaatcagacttatttatccgacgtggtgtttcagtggaaatgattgtgggaaatggcCCCtaccttttctgtatttcctgattagatttcatggtccctgtctcgttaggtgcagtgatcaaagTTGACCAAtccctgaggaaggttgtccagtgcaaaacccagggctcggtagaaccgcagaatcttgggtgtaaccctgctcaagcacccaaatgtgcatacgaacagggtctctctgtgacgtgtgtgaaaactacagtgtgatgcgcATGGCTCGCAGACAGgttatccattgggctcccctcaaaatcagttatgagcatgaaaggacaccgatgcccaggtcccggctccaggaataagaccctccagggtctagtgtgaagccacggcatctggattgctcaggcttctggggatcattctcctgagaatggtggctcctttctccctgtggagcatctttcaaaacagtgctcctttcttcccccaggacactcgacatcaggcgcaggaagccttctgattgagcacacctggcccatgaaaagacaagggaaagaaacggggccgaaggtcacagtcctctcattccaccatccttcttcaaatcatcctaatttcatgggccctgaggccagggctgtttctttacacctcgaggccttggcgccgggactcaattccgccctgttgcttactgtctgagacattttgggaaaatccctagagccaggatctgcattcctggtaagccagagagcctgaagacacacccaaattctgaccctcttagctcagggaacatgtccaccttcgtcagcattaaaatttttgcaccatcgcttctcggccttttggctaagatcaagtgtaaaatTTTTgtaccagatgtgctaactgcaattccaccatacaatgcctaactggaaatggaggcaacatctcagatcctgaacaattgatgcgagaatccgtgagacacacggcttatttgggccttttgccactgaaacaagggccagtattaacaacgttatacaatcctctgattcactccctgcttttcaatctctgcgatgctttcttcttgagacagggcctcactcccgtcacccgggcttt
Protein-coding sequences here:
- the LOC134761885 gene encoding LOW QUALITY PROTEIN: putative glycosyltransferase ALG1L2 (The sequence of the model RefSeq protein was modified relative to this genomic sequence to represent the inferred CDS: substituted 2 bases at 2 genomic stop codons), producing the protein MQKRNLGPGVRIQCNSGFLLSFQENPLPTGCLDELLKAAECPAAGLAVFMFVLCKKASWRCQAHKQTEAPPLAPLAVTVXDRPASFFKGAPLDLQHRLFMKLGGTHSPFRARPEPEESATEQSAFTERDAGSGLVTRLRXRPAVLVSSTSWTEFEQLTLDGHNFPSVVCVITGTAWDPGCLFGWGMAEGKGPLREYYSRVIHQKHFQHIQVCTPWLEGRGLPPLLVGSVDLGVCLDTSSSGLDLPMKLVDMFGCCLPACAVNFKCLHELVKHVENGLVFEDSEVLAAQLPVAMSATTPGWVGLCWPEADRRVLTGERTACRGRKVLQGTKCKLNQFRKNLHESQ